Proteins encoded together in one Mycobacterium simiae window:
- a CDS encoding thiolase family protein yields MGLRGEAAIVGYVELPPERLSKASPAPFALEQWAELSAAALADAGLPGEVVNGIVASHLAESEIFVPSTIAEYLGIGARFAEHVDLGGASAAAMVWRAAAAVELGICDAVLCALPARYITPSSKQKPRPMVDAMFFGSSSNQYGSPQAEFEIPYGNLGQNGPYGQVAQRYAAIYGYDERAMAKIVVDTRTNANHTDGAIWKDKPLTVEDVLASPVIADPLHMLEIVMPCVGGAAVVVASAELAKRSRHRPVWIKGFGEHVPFKTPTYAEDLLTTPIAAAADTAFAMTGLTRDQMDMVSIYDCYTITVLLSLEDAGFCTKGSGMEFVANHDLTFRGDFPLNTAGGQLGFGQAGLAGGMHHVCDATRQIMGRAGAAQVADCNRAFVSGNGGILSEQTTLILQGD; encoded by the coding sequence ATGGGATTACGCGGTGAAGCCGCGATCGTCGGATATGTCGAGCTGCCACCGGAACGACTGAGCAAGGCCTCGCCGGCTCCCTTTGCCCTCGAGCAATGGGCCGAGCTGTCCGCCGCCGCACTGGCCGATGCGGGCCTGCCGGGCGAGGTCGTCAACGGCATCGTCGCCTCGCACCTGGCGGAGTCGGAGATCTTCGTTCCGTCCACCATTGCCGAATACCTGGGCATAGGAGCGCGATTCGCCGAGCATGTGGACCTCGGCGGAGCCAGCGCCGCGGCGATGGTGTGGCGGGCAGCCGCGGCCGTCGAACTGGGAATCTGCGACGCCGTGCTGTGCGCACTGCCGGCCCGCTACATCACGCCGTCGTCGAAGCAAAAGCCGCGCCCGATGGTCGACGCGATGTTCTTCGGCTCCTCGAGCAATCAATACGGCTCGCCGCAAGCAGAATTCGAGATCCCCTACGGCAACCTCGGCCAAAACGGGCCGTACGGCCAAGTGGCCCAGCGGTATGCGGCGATCTATGGGTACGACGAGCGGGCGATGGCCAAGATCGTCGTGGATACGCGCACCAACGCCAATCACACCGACGGGGCGATCTGGAAAGACAAGCCGCTCACCGTCGAAGACGTGCTGGCCAGCCCGGTGATCGCCGATCCGCTGCACATGCTGGAGATCGTCATGCCGTGTGTTGGCGGCGCCGCGGTGGTGGTCGCCAGCGCCGAGCTGGCCAAGCGATCGCGCCATCGGCCGGTGTGGATCAAGGGTTTTGGCGAACACGTGCCGTTCAAGACGCCGACCTACGCCGAAGACCTGCTGACCACACCCATTGCGGCCGCCGCCGACACCGCCTTCGCCATGACCGGCCTGACCCGCGATCAGATGGACATGGTCTCGATCTATGACTGCTACACGATCACCGTGCTGCTGTCGCTGGAAGACGCAGGATTCTGCACGAAGGGCAGCGGCATGGAATTCGTCGCCAACCACGACCTGACATTCCGGGGCGACTTTCCCCTCAACACCGCCGGCGGTCAGCTTGGTTTCGGTCAAGCCGGCCTCGCGGGCGGCATGCACCACGTGTGTGACGCCACCCGTCAGATCATGGGCCGCGCCGGCGCGGCGCAGGTCGCCGACTGCAACCGTGCCTTCGTGTCCGGCAACGGCGGCATTCTGTCCGAGCAGACGACCCTCATCCTGCAGGGAGACTGA
- a CDS encoding acyl-CoA dehydrogenase: MTLGLTPEQHDLSTAVGQFAGRHAPIAATRDNFDAVAAGRLPGWWDALTANGFHAVHLPERIGGQGGRLMDAACVIESAAKALLPGPLLPTVQTGAVALQADPTPAAESLLSELAAGSAAALVLPNDGDFRAHTDGRRWQISGASAVTAGVRAAAVILVGARDEHDEVVWVLVRTERPTAMIQSVAGTDLVTDVGILRLDEYAVDESDLLTGIDSDRAECVAVSLVASAVAGIAQWCVEAVTAHLRIREQFGKVIGTFQALQHSAAMLLVNSELATAAAWDAVRAVDESIDQHRLAAAGAAVLTISPMPDLVLDALTMFGAIGFTWEHELHLYWRRAISLAASIGPANRWARRLGALTCTQTRDMSVNLGDAEAQFRSWVGETLDTALELRNDKPGRQGDYEYFESGPQRTLIAEAGLIAPHWPAPWGVDAGPLKQLIIDEEFAKRPALVRPSLGIAEWILPSILSAGSKELQERLIQPTQRGELAWCQLFSEPGAGSDLASLATRATRVEGGWKINGHKIWTSMAHRADFGALLARTDPEASKHRGIGYFILDMQTPGIEIEPIKTATGDAHFNEVFLNDVFVPDSMLLGGPTDGWALAIATMAEERSAISGYVKFDRAVAIRRLAAQPGPDRDDATRELGELDAYTNAIRALGVRETIRLLDGQASGPASSIAKVAMNVLLRRTFQATLQLTGRVAMVADADPAVVEPYLHLPAELIGGGTREIQLNIIAQMILGLPRK, encoded by the coding sequence ATGACGCTGGGACTGACCCCCGAGCAGCATGATCTCAGCACCGCCGTCGGCCAATTCGCCGGGCGCCACGCTCCGATCGCGGCGACGCGCGACAATTTCGACGCCGTCGCGGCCGGTCGCCTGCCCGGCTGGTGGGACGCGCTGACCGCCAATGGTTTTCACGCCGTGCACCTGCCCGAGCGGATCGGCGGCCAGGGCGGCCGATTGATGGACGCCGCGTGCGTGATCGAATCCGCCGCCAAGGCGCTGCTGCCCGGGCCGCTACTGCCCACCGTGCAGACCGGCGCCGTTGCGCTGCAGGCGGATCCGACGCCGGCCGCCGAGTCACTGCTGAGTGAACTTGCCGCTGGATCTGCGGCAGCGCTGGTCCTACCGAACGACGGCGATTTCCGGGCGCACACCGATGGCCGGCGCTGGCAGATCTCCGGTGCCTCGGCGGTCACCGCCGGCGTGCGGGCGGCAGCGGTGATCCTGGTCGGCGCCCGCGACGAACACGACGAGGTCGTCTGGGTGCTGGTCCGCACCGAAAGGCCGACCGCGATGATCCAATCCGTTGCCGGGACCGACCTGGTGACCGATGTCGGCATACTGCGACTTGACGAGTACGCCGTCGATGAGTCGGACCTCCTCACCGGTATCGACAGCGACCGCGCCGAGTGCGTGGCGGTGAGTCTGGTAGCCAGTGCCGTCGCCGGTATCGCGCAGTGGTGCGTCGAAGCGGTCACCGCACACTTGAGGATTCGTGAACAGTTTGGCAAGGTGATCGGCACCTTCCAGGCCCTACAGCACAGCGCGGCCATGCTCTTGGTCAACAGTGAGTTGGCCACCGCGGCGGCATGGGACGCCGTTCGCGCCGTCGACGAGTCGATCGATCAGCACCGGCTGGCGGCTGCGGGCGCGGCCGTGCTGACGATTTCACCCATGCCGGACCTGGTGCTGGACGCGTTGACGATGTTCGGCGCGATCGGCTTCACCTGGGAGCACGAACTGCATCTGTATTGGCGGCGGGCGATCAGCCTGGCGGCCTCGATCGGTCCGGCCAACCGCTGGGCGCGCCGGTTGGGGGCGTTGACCTGCACCCAGACGCGGGACATGTCGGTCAACCTCGGCGACGCGGAAGCGCAGTTCCGGTCATGGGTCGGCGAAACCCTCGATACGGCACTCGAATTGCGCAATGACAAACCTGGACGGCAAGGTGACTACGAGTACTTCGAGTCGGGTCCGCAGCGCACGCTGATCGCCGAGGCCGGGCTCATTGCGCCGCACTGGCCGGCGCCGTGGGGGGTGGACGCGGGCCCGTTGAAGCAGCTCATCATCGACGAGGAGTTCGCCAAGCGGCCCGCACTGGTCCGGCCCTCACTGGGCATCGCCGAGTGGATACTGCCGTCGATACTGAGCGCCGGGTCAAAGGAGTTGCAGGAACGGCTGATTCAGCCCACCCAGCGTGGTGAGCTGGCCTGGTGTCAATTGTTCAGCGAGCCGGGTGCCGGTTCGGACCTGGCCTCGCTGGCGACCAGGGCGACCCGGGTCGAGGGTGGCTGGAAGATCAACGGCCACAAGATCTGGACGTCTATGGCGCACCGCGCTGACTTCGGGGCGTTACTCGCGCGCACCGATCCGGAGGCGAGCAAGCACCGCGGCATCGGTTACTTCATCCTCGACATGCAAACGCCCGGCATCGAGATCGAACCGATCAAGACCGCGACCGGTGACGCGCACTTCAACGAGGTCTTCCTCAACGACGTCTTCGTTCCCGACTCGATGCTGCTGGGCGGCCCCACTGACGGCTGGGCGCTGGCGATCGCAACGATGGCCGAGGAGCGTTCCGCCATCAGCGGCTACGTCAAATTCGACCGGGCGGTCGCGATCCGGCGGCTGGCGGCCCAACCCGGACCCGACCGTGACGACGCGACGCGGGAGCTCGGAGAGCTCGACGCGTACACCAACGCCATCCGGGCGCTCGGGGTACGCGAGACCATCCGGCTGCTGGACGGACAGGCCTCCGGCCCCGCGTCCAGCATCGCCAAGGTGGCGATGAATGTGCTGCTGCGACGAACGTTTCAAGCCACCCTGCAGTTGACCGGCCGGGTGGCCATGGTGGCCGACGCCGACCCCGCCGTCGTGGAGCCCTATCTGCACTTGCCTGCCGAGCTGATCGGCGGGGGGACTAGAGAGATCCAGCTCAACATTATCGCGCAGATGATCCTCGGCCTGCCCCGCAAGTAA
- a CDS encoding sulfotransferase family protein, whose translation MTLEQRFDPDALIALACERAGSDDFGDEGWRPGLERVADGLVNEARLSPIGVEIAHLDLLRALTNRLGVIAWRKDHPEIAAKPITSPIFIVGQPRTGTTILYDLLAQDPDLRAPLTWEVDAPCPVPQPETYHIDPRIAQAQASIEMSEQIVPGFLKFHPMGALVGQECVRITASDFTSMIFSVQYRLPSYSRWLLYDADHTGAYRFHRIFLQHLQSGVAGQWLLKSPAHLWQLDKLIAEYPDALIVQTHRDPLNVISSIAALTHHLRRMGSDESNIAECAAQSYEEIVVGLERGMAWRDSAIAAADRMVDVQFADFMQNPWTTIAGIYHKLGRQLRPETEQKMRDFLAAHPGDGGRGRYTWSDTGLDAAEVRERVRAYRQRYHVPTEEVR comes from the coding sequence ATGACGCTCGAGCAACGGTTCGACCCGGACGCCCTCATCGCGCTCGCCTGCGAGCGGGCGGGTAGCGACGACTTCGGCGATGAGGGCTGGCGGCCCGGACTGGAGCGGGTCGCCGACGGTTTGGTCAACGAGGCGCGGCTGTCGCCGATCGGTGTGGAGATCGCGCACCTGGACCTGCTGCGCGCTCTGACCAACCGGCTCGGGGTGATCGCATGGCGCAAGGATCATCCCGAGATCGCCGCTAAGCCCATCACATCGCCGATCTTCATCGTCGGACAGCCCCGCACCGGCACGACGATCCTCTACGACTTGCTGGCCCAGGACCCCGACCTGCGCGCCCCGCTGACCTGGGAGGTCGACGCGCCCTGTCCGGTACCGCAGCCCGAGACCTATCACATCGATCCACGCATCGCGCAGGCCCAGGCCAGCATCGAGATGTCCGAGCAGATCGTCCCCGGGTTCTTGAAGTTTCATCCCATGGGCGCTCTCGTCGGCCAGGAGTGCGTGCGCATCACGGCCAGCGACTTCACCAGCATGATCTTCTCGGTGCAGTACCGCCTGCCGAGCTACTCCCGCTGGCTGCTGTACGACGCGGACCACACTGGCGCCTACCGTTTCCACCGAATCTTCTTGCAACACTTACAGTCCGGCGTTGCCGGACAGTGGCTGCTGAAATCACCGGCACATCTGTGGCAGCTCGACAAACTGATCGCCGAATACCCTGACGCATTGATCGTGCAGACGCATCGCGATCCGCTCAACGTCATCTCGTCGATCGCCGCCCTGACGCATCACTTGCGGCGAATGGGCAGCGACGAGTCGAACATCGCCGAATGCGCGGCACAGTCCTACGAGGAGATCGTGGTGGGGCTCGAACGCGGAATGGCTTGGCGCGACAGCGCGATCGCGGCCGCCGACCGGATGGTCGACGTTCAGTTCGCCGATTTCATGCAAAACCCGTGGACCACGATCGCCGGGATCTACCACAAACTGGGCCGACAATTGCGTCCGGAGACCGAGCAGAAGATGCGCGACTTTCTCGCCGCACACCCCGGCGATGGCGGCCGCGGCCGCTACACCTGGTCGGACACCGGCTTGGACGCGGCAGAAGTGCGAGAGCGGGTGCGTGCCTACCGGCAGCGCTACCACGTGCCGACCGAAGAGGTGCGCTAA
- a CDS encoding DUF1214 domain-containing protein, protein MSHNLATAPAGELAPQSRAAWQFFQQMISDVTTIVTEDAESERELLEGLRVIARVSSLCAQMAVEADTARPAFFDMCSDTRMIGGPNPDGNYLLAMIRGDRRYRITGTRGTTAYLGVQILAGTGLTPRRMSNYVRDADLELDSGRFALVLSADQPVERPDLQGAQWVQIPHDASSIVVREYIGDRDAERPATLQIEALDPDPVGVLYDGELAEQFTAMAWSLMKLTTLHRTIKPELLQKPNTLFTAEAADLGAADTTPDNLYMLGTFSLEPDQALVLDIAPPDTRYWNVTLESIWHECLEPRRRHSSVTNRAIAPDADGRVQIAISAQDFGFGHWLDTGGRHRGFVVLRWLDNPSPPDVSVSVHSTREGNAGA, encoded by the coding sequence ATGTCTCACAATCTGGCGACGGCGCCGGCGGGTGAACTCGCGCCGCAGTCGCGCGCCGCGTGGCAGTTCTTCCAGCAGATGATCAGCGACGTCACCACGATCGTGACCGAAGACGCCGAATCCGAGCGCGAGCTGCTTGAAGGCCTGCGGGTGATCGCCCGGGTCTCGTCGCTGTGCGCGCAGATGGCCGTCGAGGCCGACACCGCCCGCCCCGCATTCTTCGACATGTGCTCGGACACCAGGATGATCGGGGGGCCCAACCCCGACGGCAACTACTTGCTGGCGATGATCCGCGGAGACCGCCGCTACCGGATCACCGGCACCCGCGGCACGACCGCCTATCTCGGAGTTCAGATCCTGGCCGGCACCGGTCTGACGCCGCGGCGGATGTCGAACTATGTCCGCGACGCCGACCTCGAGCTGGACTCCGGCCGATTCGCGCTGGTGCTGTCGGCCGACCAGCCCGTCGAGCGCCCAGATCTTCAAGGCGCGCAATGGGTCCAGATCCCCCACGACGCCTCTTCGATCGTGGTCCGCGAGTACATCGGCGATCGCGACGCCGAACGTCCGGCCACCCTGCAGATCGAGGCACTCGATCCCGACCCGGTCGGCGTGCTCTACGACGGCGAACTCGCCGAGCAGTTCACCGCAATGGCGTGGTCGCTGATGAAACTCACCACGCTGCACCGCACCATCAAGCCCGAGTTGCTGCAGAAACCCAACACGTTATTCACCGCCGAGGCGGCCGATCTCGGTGCGGCCGACACCACCCCGGACAATCTGTACATGTTGGGTACTTTTTCACTCGAGCCCGATCAAGCGCTGGTGCTCGACATCGCGCCGCCGGACACCCGGTACTGGAACGTCACGCTGGAAAGCATCTGGCACGAATGCCTGGAGCCGCGCCGGCGACACAGCTCGGTGACCAATCGCGCCATAGCGCCCGACGCCGATGGTCGGGTGCAGATCGCGATCTCGGCACAGGACTTCGGGTTTGGGCACTGGCTGGACACCGGCGGTCGGCACCGCGGCTTCGTGGTGCTGCGCTGGCTGGACAATCCCAGCCCGCCCGATGTCAGCGTTTCGGTGCACTCAACCCGCGAAGGCAACGCAGGCGCATGA
- a CDS encoding helix-turn-helix transcriptional regulator, with translation MPDGQSLATFLRARRDLLKPADVGLAEGERRRVAGLRREEVAMLAGISAEYYLRLEQGRERQPSDQVLESLASALQLNDDATQYLRNLARPAPRRRRRAATSAEKVDPGLQTLIDNWHLTPAYVHNRNLTIVASNAMACALTPFFARGVNHLRAVFLEPSLRNWIVNWEEVTAILVSSLRFNIAEDKSNDPELQALIGELSIASQRFRTLWARQDVRQKTSGPAIGDHPQVGLLEMRYRTFVLPENGQVLVTYYAEPGSTTEDRLRLLSTLVEPRPSL, from the coding sequence ATGCCCGATGGTCAGTCGCTGGCAACGTTTTTACGAGCCCGCCGCGATTTGCTGAAGCCGGCCGATGTCGGCCTCGCCGAAGGGGAGCGCCGGCGGGTGGCGGGGCTGCGCCGCGAAGAAGTGGCAATGCTGGCTGGCATCAGCGCCGAGTACTACCTCAGGCTCGAGCAAGGGCGGGAGCGTCAGCCATCCGATCAGGTGCTGGAGAGCTTGGCCAGTGCCCTACAGCTCAATGACGATGCCACCCAATACCTGCGCAACTTGGCTCGGCCCGCGCCACGGCGCCGGCGCCGGGCCGCGACGTCGGCCGAGAAGGTCGACCCCGGTCTGCAGACCTTGATCGACAACTGGCACCTGACCCCGGCCTACGTGCACAACCGGAATCTGACCATCGTCGCGTCCAACGCGATGGCGTGTGCCCTGACGCCGTTCTTCGCGCGCGGGGTCAACCATTTACGGGCAGTTTTCCTGGAGCCCTCGTTGCGCAACTGGATCGTCAATTGGGAAGAGGTCACGGCGATCCTGGTGTCGTCGCTGCGGTTCAACATCGCCGAAGACAAGTCGAATGATCCCGAACTTCAAGCGTTGATCGGCGAACTCAGCATCGCCAGCCAACGGTTCCGCACGCTATGGGCCCGTCAGGACGTGAGGCAGAAGACCAGCGGCCCGGCGATCGGCGACCACCCGCAAGTGGGACTGCTCGAAATGCGTTACCGCACATTCGTATTGCCCGAGAATGGGCAGGTGCTGGTGACCTACTATGCCGAACCGGGCAGCACCACCGAGGACAGGCTCCGATTGCTGTCCACCCTTGTCGAACCGCGGCCGTCGCTCTGA
- a CDS encoding MFS transporter, whose protein sequence is MSQPLLIKSIAPRTSIVTNMAVNAALVVCFSLVAALVGLALLDRVGRKPLQMFGFGLSALSMGLIAAIPGLTSTVAPFAVIFGLSLFGIAVGPNYTTMLLAAESFPTAIRSTAHGISAGIAKVGAFFGALITPIALAHLGLRPTLLIAGASFVLGIVATTLVAEPRGVALDSAGTADPNGPAGNEIASSTSQPVSA, encoded by the coding sequence GTGAGCCAGCCGTTGCTGATCAAGAGCATCGCACCGCGCACCAGCATCGTGACGAACATGGCGGTCAACGCCGCACTGGTCGTGTGCTTCAGTCTGGTCGCCGCCCTCGTCGGTTTGGCGTTGTTGGACCGGGTCGGCCGTAAACCATTGCAGATGTTCGGTTTCGGTCTCTCGGCACTGTCAATGGGCCTGATCGCGGCGATACCGGGGTTGACGTCGACGGTCGCGCCGTTCGCGGTGATCTTCGGATTGTCGCTGTTCGGAATCGCCGTGGGGCCGAACTACACGACCATGCTGCTGGCCGCCGAGTCTTTTCCGACCGCGATCCGCAGCACGGCACACGGGATCTCGGCGGGCATCGCCAAGGTAGGTGCGTTCTTCGGCGCCCTGATCACCCCGATCGCCCTCGCCCACCTCGGGCTGCGCCCCACGCTTCTGATCGCCGGCGCAAGCTTCGTGCTGGGCATCGTGGCCACCACGCTGGTCGCCGAACCCAGGGGCGTCGCGCTGGACAGCGCCGGAACCGCGGACCCGAACGGACCCGCCGGCAACGAGATTGCGTCGTCGACCTCGCAGCCGGTGTCGGCATGA
- a CDS encoding catalase family peroxidase, with translation MGPADREQEPAEGSGEAPPEQRHFALTRRGALLGMGAVAGVAAVDVGGFAYAGGWLRPDDLTPPRFADRFEQVFGRHEGFRRNHAKGLSATGSFASTGAGATICRAAVFRPGSVPVVGRFSLGGGVPNQSDKPDTVRGLGLMFQTSDGQQWRTAMVNFPVFTDRTPQGFYERLLASKPVAATGKPDPEKMAAFLQQHPETAAALKIIKQTPPSIGFVDTTFHGLNAFYFTNSAGETVPVRWTAVPQQTGQPASTGKDYLFDDLIHAVAQRPLAWKLILTIGEPGDPTNDATKPWPQSRRTIEAGTINITAVQTEEAGNARDINFDPTVLPDGITISDDPLLAARSAVYARSYTRRAEESKSPSEVNVGQVLS, from the coding sequence ATGGGGCCCGCTGATCGCGAACAGGAGCCGGCCGAAGGGTCTGGCGAAGCACCACCCGAGCAGCGCCATTTCGCGCTCACCCGCCGTGGTGCGCTGCTAGGCATGGGGGCGGTCGCCGGTGTCGCCGCCGTCGACGTCGGCGGATTCGCCTACGCGGGCGGATGGTTACGGCCCGACGACCTGACACCCCCACGCTTCGCCGATCGTTTCGAACAGGTCTTCGGCCGGCACGAAGGCTTCCGCCGTAACCATGCCAAGGGGCTCAGCGCGACCGGATCGTTCGCCAGTACCGGTGCGGGCGCAACCATCTGCCGAGCCGCGGTCTTCCGGCCCGGCAGCGTCCCGGTGGTTGGCCGGTTCTCGCTGGGCGGTGGTGTGCCCAACCAGAGCGACAAGCCGGACACGGTCCGCGGTTTGGGGCTGATGTTTCAGACCTCCGACGGTCAGCAGTGGCGCACTGCGATGGTGAACTTCCCGGTGTTCACCGACCGCACCCCGCAGGGCTTCTATGAGCGGTTGCTCGCATCCAAACCCGTTGCGGCGACGGGCAAACCGGATCCGGAGAAAATGGCCGCATTCCTGCAACAGCACCCGGAGACGGCCGCGGCGTTGAAGATCATCAAGCAGACGCCGCCCAGCATCGGGTTCGTGGACACCACCTTTCACGGTCTGAATGCGTTCTACTTCACCAACAGTGCCGGTGAGACGGTTCCGGTGCGCTGGACGGCCGTGCCACAGCAGACCGGCCAGCCGGCGTCGACGGGCAAGGACTATTTGTTTGACGACCTGATCCACGCCGTGGCGCAGCGGCCGCTGGCGTGGAAGCTCATCCTGACCATCGGTGAACCGGGTGACCCGACCAACGACGCCACCAAGCCCTGGCCGCAATCGCGGCGGACGATTGAGGCCGGCACCATCAACATCACCGCGGTGCAGACGGAGGAAGCCGGCAACGCGCGCGACATCAACTTCGACCCGACGGTGCTTCCCGACGGCATCACCATTTCCGACGACCCGCTGCTGGCTGCGCGATCCGCGGTGTACGCGCGGTCGTACACCCGCCGCGCCGAAGAGTCGAAGTCGCCCAGCGAAGTCAACGTGGGCCAGGTGCTGTCATGA
- a CDS encoding TetR/AcrR family transcriptional regulator encodes MPTDLSQANPRSGSPRRRSEKSRTAIVTATRELLLERGFDGLTIEAVAARAGVGKQTIYRWWPSRPALVADVLLEDADKILSSVDHTDDLAADLVGWVRKLATTLTTERGSAMLRTLTVAGMEHEETAVKLRAGFSVPLHESVRTRLLADGIDAHTATSAADAIVGGVVYPILSDATQYSRRRAELTTRLIVESLARKL; translated from the coding sequence ATGCCAACCGATCTCAGTCAGGCGAATCCGCGATCCGGCTCGCCAAGGCGCCGCAGCGAGAAATCGCGGACGGCGATCGTCACCGCCACGCGTGAACTGCTGCTCGAGCGCGGCTTCGACGGACTGACGATCGAGGCGGTCGCCGCGCGGGCCGGGGTGGGAAAGCAGACGATCTACCGCTGGTGGCCGAGCCGTCCGGCATTGGTGGCCGACGTACTGCTCGAAGATGCCGACAAGATTCTGTCGTCGGTCGATCACACCGACGATCTGGCAGCCGACCTGGTCGGCTGGGTGCGGAAGCTGGCCACCACCCTGACCACGGAGCGCGGTTCCGCCATGCTGCGCACGTTGACGGTGGCCGGCATGGAGCACGAGGAGACCGCGGTCAAGTTGCGCGCCGGGTTCAGCGTGCCCCTGCACGAGAGTGTGCGCACCCGACTGCTGGCCGACGGCATCGACGCACACACGGCCACGTCGGCGGCGGACGCCATCGTGGGCGGAGTGGTATATCCGATTCTCTCGGACGCCACGCAATACTCGCGCCGGCGGGCGGAGCTAACGACGCGACTGATTGTTGAGTCTTTAGCGCGCAAACTCTGA
- a CDS encoding cytochrome b: protein MTEEKLETASTAARFTIPSRFLHWTMAPMVIGQLLIGVIMIASLAYYPLLLAIHRPLGVAILIFAVVRLVNRLTHRPPAFLATMSRAERKVATLSEYALYALLLTQPVIGWATLSAAGLPVTMVGPVRLPAIAPRNADLYAVLRECHGIFAFLLFAAFTAHMLAVLFHTLVLRDRLLDRMALWPSRFSGRRDDEDLNGA, encoded by the coding sequence ATGACCGAAGAAAAACTCGAGACAGCCTCCACCGCAGCGCGATTCACCATCCCATCGCGCTTCCTGCACTGGACGATGGCCCCGATGGTCATCGGCCAGCTGTTGATCGGTGTGATCATGATCGCGTCGCTGGCGTACTACCCATTGCTGTTGGCGATCCACCGTCCGCTGGGCGTCGCGATTCTGATCTTCGCCGTGGTGCGGCTGGTCAATCGGCTCACCCACCGCCCGCCGGCGTTCCTGGCGACCATGAGCCGCGCCGAGCGCAAGGTCGCGACGTTGTCGGAATATGCGTTGTACGCGCTGCTGCTGACCCAGCCCGTGATCGGTTGGGCCACACTGTCAGCTGCCGGGCTGCCGGTGACCATGGTCGGCCCTGTTCGTCTACCCGCCATCGCGCCGCGCAACGCGGATCTGTACGCGGTATTGCGGGAGTGCCACGGCATCTTCGCCTTTCTGTTGTTCGCCGCGTTTACCGCGCACATGTTGGCGGTCCTATTTCACACGCTCGTGCTACGGGACCGATTGCTCGATCGAATGGCGCTGTGGCCCAGCCGGTTCAGCGGTAGACGCGATGACGAAGACCTAAACGGCGCATGA
- a CDS encoding Zn-ribbon domain-containing OB-fold protein: MNFERPMPVKTPTTAPFWDALAQRRIVIQYSPSSNAYVFYPRVRAPRTLADDLQWREISGLGTLYSFTVARRPVSPHFADAVPQLLAIVQWDEGPKFSTEMVNVDPGDLRVGMRVRPAFFDYPEHEVTMLRYEPAPQ, translated from the coding sequence ATGAACTTCGAGCGCCCGATGCCTGTCAAAACCCCTACCACCGCGCCGTTTTGGGACGCGCTGGCCCAGCGTCGGATCGTCATCCAGTACTCGCCGTCGTCGAACGCCTACGTGTTCTACCCCCGCGTGCGCGCACCGCGCACCCTGGCCGACGACCTGCAGTGGCGCGAGATATCGGGCCTGGGAACGCTGTACTCGTTCACCGTGGCACGCCGGCCGGTCAGCCCACACTTTGCCGATGCCGTTCCCCAGCTGTTGGCGATCGTCCAATGGGACGAGGGCCCAAAGTTTTCCACGGAGATGGTCAACGTCGACCCGGGCGACCTGCGCGTCGGCATGCGGGTACGCCCGGCGTTCTTCGACTATCCCGAGCACGAGGTGACGATGCTGCGCTACGAGCCCGCCCCGCAGTAG
- a CDS encoding MFS transporter — translation MTMATTRGVRAGLDEAPVSRFHLKAAVTAGMGFFTDSYDLNVIGTVTLLVKPEFHLSAGQVAALTSSTLLAVAVGAFLFGRLGDLLGRRRVYGLEAVLMIVGALASAVAPTFTGLLVARVVLGIGIGGDYPASGVIMTEYANRRNRGRLVGLTFLFYVLGQVAADLVALAVVAVGTSPTLAWRLILGLGAIPSLLVLWNRRHMPESPRWTLVVAGDVGKAAQDLAASPGKPYGPVTLTTFRRWSRCAKRCARGLFNLPCWAPPEAGSSSTSPCTGTR, via the coding sequence ATGACGATGGCGACTACCCGCGGGGTCCGAGCTGGGCTCGACGAAGCGCCGGTGAGCCGGTTCCACCTCAAGGCCGCGGTGACCGCGGGCATGGGATTCTTCACCGACTCCTACGACCTCAACGTCATCGGCACCGTCACCCTGCTCGTCAAACCCGAGTTCCATTTGTCGGCCGGCCAGGTCGCAGCGCTGACTAGCTCGACCCTGCTGGCGGTCGCGGTGGGTGCGTTCCTGTTCGGCCGCCTGGGCGACCTACTGGGCCGGCGCCGGGTCTACGGGCTGGAAGCGGTGTTGATGATCGTCGGTGCACTCGCCTCGGCCGTCGCCCCGACGTTTACCGGCCTGCTCGTTGCGCGCGTCGTCCTGGGGATCGGCATCGGCGGCGACTATCCCGCCTCCGGGGTGATCATGACCGAGTACGCCAACCGGCGTAATCGCGGCCGGCTGGTCGGATTGACCTTCCTGTTCTACGTTCTCGGTCAGGTTGCGGCGGACCTAGTCGCGCTGGCGGTCGTGGCCGTGGGCACCTCGCCGACACTGGCCTGGCGGCTAATCCTGGGTTTGGGAGCGATCCCGTCGTTGCTGGTGTTGTGGAATCGCCGCCATATGCCGGAATCGCCGCGGTGGACGTTGGTGGTCGCCGGCGACGTCGGCAAGGCCGCGCAGGATCTCGCCGCTTCTCCGGGCAAGCCGTACGGGCCAGTGACGCTGACCACATTCCGACGGTGGTCACGCTGCGCAAAGCGTTGCGCTCGCGGTCTTTTCAACTTACCCTGCTGGGCACCGCCGGAAGCTGGTTCTTCTTCAACGTCGCCGTGTACGGGAACGCGGTGA